A window from Solanum stenotomum isolate F172 chromosome 5, ASM1918654v1, whole genome shotgun sequence encodes these proteins:
- the LOC125865678 gene encoding uncharacterized protein LOC125865678 yields MPNQKQGSEQLQTLMQSGQISGSFSFNGTLSKEDEEMSRSALSTFKAKEEEIEKRKMEVKERVQAQLGRVEEETRRLAIIREELETLADPMRKDVQTVRKRIDVVNKELKPLGQTCQKKEKEYKEALEAFNEKHKEKVQLISRLMELVGESEKMRLKKLEELSKSIETIQ; encoded by the exons ATGCCGAATCAAAAGCAAGGAAGTGAACAGCTACAAACACTGATGCAATCTGGGCAAATTTCTGGGTCTTTTAGCTTTAATGGAACCTTAtctaaagaagatgaagagatgTCCAGGTCTGCTCTTTCTACTTTCAAAGccaaggaagaagaaattgagaaaaGGAAAATGGAAGTCAAGGAAAGAGTTCAAGCTCAACTGGGTCGGGTTGAAGAAGAAACCCGTCGTTTAGCCATTATTCGTGAG GAACTTGAAACATTAGCTGATCCAATGAGGAAAGATGTTCAAACGGTTCGTAAGAGGATTGATGTTGTCAACAAAGAGTTAAAACCCCTTGGACAGACCTGCCAGAAGAAG gaaaaagagtacaaagAAGCTCTTGAGGCCTTCAATGAAAAACACAAGGAAAAAGTCCAGCTAATATCAAGATTGATGGAG CTGGTGGGCGAAAGCGAGAAAATGCGGTTGAAGAAGTTGGAGGAGCTGAGCAAGAGCATTGAAACAATACAGTGA
- the LOC125865671 gene encoding uncharacterized protein LOC125865671 has protein sequence MAQKHLHELLKEDQEPFYTANKRFHLKRLNFSSSKTSSLQIKKFQKQINQTPSSKLCKNTCFFSFGESPELRKSPLCLPSPAPAKSPENGRFVLNVPARTAALLLEAAMRIQKQQSSSKPKTQIKKVKFGVFGSILKKLKDRNSDKNGEKSFSCSCNNSRVNSEINEGKLIDLENYSNYGDFGSSPLSPFRFSLQRCPSTSGYVSPEFTSPASSPVCHKKEDKENYETIIGLASIDQLEEEEDKEQCSPVSVLDPPFEEEDGHANRDEDEDEDEDSDLDCNYALVQRAQQQLLSKLRRFEKLAELDPIELEKILLEEEEEEEDDDRVEEEECQVFNLIFEEKFEVKSLNYGEAVFGRECKKIDLSSQELRSNTIDMMVKSNLKSEFDDWNEFQDQREETAIEFAFSIFGLLVDELGEELIHLAHS, from the exons atgGCACAGAAGCATTTGCATGAGCTTTTAAAGGAAGATCAAGAACCATTTTACACTGCTAATAAACGTTTTCATCTCAAAAGacttaatttttcttcttctaaaactTCCTCTTTAcaaatcaaaaaatttcaaaagcaaaTTAATCAAACCCCATCATCTAAATTATGCAAAAATACTTGTTTTTTCTCCTTCGGAGAATCACCGGAATTAAGAAAATCCCCTTTGTGTTTACCTTCGCCGGCGCCGGCAAAGAGCCCGGAAAATGGGAGATTTGTTCTTAATGTACCTGCAAGAACAGCTGCTCTGCTTCTTGAAGCTGCAATGAGGATTCAAAAACAACAGAGTTCATCAAAACcaaaaacccaaatcaaaaaGGTGAAATTTGGGGTTTTTGGGTCcattttgaagaaattgaagGATCGAAATAGCgataaaaatggtgaaaaaagtTTCTCATGTTCGTGTAATAATAGCAGAGTTAACAGTGAAATCAATGAAGGGAAGTTAATTGATTTGGAGAATTATAGCAATTATGGTGATTTTGGTTCGTCTCCGTTAAGCCCTTTTAGATTTTCTCTTCAAAGATGCCCGTCGACCTCCGGCTATGTATCGCCGGAATTCACATCGCCGGCATCTTCTCCGGTTTGTCACAAGAAAGAG GACAAAGAAAATTATGAAACAATTATAGGGTTGGCAAGTATTGATcaactagaagaagaagaagataaagagCAATGCAGTCCAGTTTCTGTATTGGATCCTCCATTTGAGGAGGAGGATGGACATGCAAACAGGGACGAGGAcgaggatgaggatgaggatTCTGATCTCGATTGCAATTATGCACTTGTACAAA GAGCACAACAACAACTTTTGTCTAAGCTTCGTCGATTCGAGAAATTGGCTGAATTAGATCCAATTGAACTCGAGAAAATATTACtcgaggaagaagaagaagaagaagatgatgatcgCGTAGAGGAAGAAGAATGTCAAGTTTTTAACTTGATTTTCGAGGAAAAGTTTGAAGTTAAAAGTTTGAACTATGGAGAAGCCGTTTTTGGAAGAGAATGCAAGAAGATAGATTTATCATCGCAAGAATTAAGATCAAATACCATCGATATGATGGTAAAATCGAATTTGAAAAGTGAGTTTGATGATTGGAATGAGTTTCAAGATCAAAGAGAAGAAACCGCGATAGAATTTGCTTTTTCTATATTTGGATTGTTAGTTGACGAATTAGGAGAGGAGCTAATTCATTTAGCTCACTCCTAA
- the LOC125865670 gene encoding threonine dehydratase 1 biosynthetic, chloroplastic-like, with amino-acid sequence MDVLRFTGATFTAGTAITVVRSDAIKPGAKLKTKRTRFISGTITKPAAVVTAADSLKISKTDDTLIPVVHPSSLQCEEGYLLPNYPRGEIGYNYVKEILTSKVYELAEETPLQRAHKLSERLGVNVWLKREDLHPVFSFKVRGSYHMMAKLSKEQLEKGVICSSAGNHAQGVALAAKKLGCNAVIVMPVTTPEIKWKSVERLGATVVRVGDTYEEAQAYAVAQGKEEGRAFVSPFDHPDIIIGQGTVGMEINRQFKDKIHAIFVPIGGGGLIAGIAAYMKKVSPDTKIIGVEPVDSNSMALALHHGQRVMLEKVGSFADAVAIRMVGEESFRLCKELIDGIVLVNHDSISASIKDMFEEKRSILEPAGALALAGAEAYCKYYGVKGENIVAITSGANMNFDRLRLVTELADVGRQREAVLATYMPEERGSFKKFYEMVGHTNITELKYRYDSEKENARVFYRVGLHTKVELEEMVDRMESSQLHTINYTDNELVKDHLRHLIGGRSDVHNEHLCRFIFPDKPGVLMKFLDAFSPSWNISLLHYRAQGETGGNVLIGLQVPQNEVDEFRGRAESLGYVYVVETLNEAFQQLMH; translated from the exons ATGGACGTTCTCCGATTCACCGGAGCAACATTCACCGCCGGGACAGCAATCACCGTTGTTCGTTCCGACGCCATTAAACCTGGCgcaaaattaaaaacaaaacgAACTAGGTTTATTAGTGGTACCATTACTAAACCAGCGGCGGTTGTTACGGCAGCGGACtctttgaaaatttcaaagacTGATGATACATTGATACCAGTAGTACATCCGAGTTCGTTACAATGCGAGGAAGGTTATTTGTTACCGAATTATCCACGTGGTGAAATCGGTTACAATTACGTCAAAGAAATATTGACGTCCAAAGTGTATGAATTAGCTGAGGAGACGCCATTGCAGCGTGCACATAAGTTATCAGAGAGGTTAGGGGTAAATGTATGGCTCAAACGTGAAGATCTTCACCCG GTCTTCTCATTCAAGGTCAGAGGATCTTACCATATGATGGCAAAACTCTCAAAGGAGCAGTTAGAAAAGGGCGTTATATGCTCATCAGCGGGAAATCATGCACAAGGTGTTGCATTAGCTGCCAAGAAACTCGGCTGCAATGCTGTGATTGTGATGCCCGTTACTACGCCAGAAATTAAA TGGAAATCAGTTGAGAGATTGGGTGCTACTGTTGTTCGTGTGGGGGATACATACGAAGAAGCACAAGCATATGCTGTAGCTCAGGGCAAAGAAGAAGGACGTGCATTCGTCTCTCCCTTTGATCACCCTGATATCATAATAGGGCAAGGTACGGTTGGAATGGAGATCAACCGCCAATTCAAAGATAAGATACACGCGATATTTGTGCCTATTGGTGGAGGGGGTCTTATAGCTGGCATTGCTGCTTATATGAAAAAAGTCTCCCCTGATACGAAGATTATTGGTGTTGAGCCAGTCGATTCCAATTCAATGGCGTTGGCATTACACCACGGTCAAAGAGTAATGCTGGAAAAAGTTGGATCTTTTGCAGATGCAGTAGCTATTAGAATGGTTGGTGAAGAAAGTTTCCGTCTCTGCAAGGAACTAATAGATGGGATTGTCCTAGTTAATCATGATTCTATAAGTGCATCGATAAAG GACATGTTCGAAGAGAAAAGAAGCATACTAGAGCCAGCTGGTGCACTTGCCCTAGCTGGAGCTGAAGCATACTGTAAGTACTATGGTGTAAAGGGAGAAAACATCGTAGCAATAACTAGTGGAGCCAACATGAACTTTGACAGACTTAGATTGGTAACTGAACTCGCGGATGTTGGTAGACAGAGGGAAGCTGTTCTCGCTACTTATATGCCTGAAGAACGAGGCAGCTTCAAAAAGTTCTACGAGATGGTGGGACATACTAATATTACTGAATTGAAGTACAGATATGATTCTGAGAAAGAAAATGCTCGAGTATTTTACAG AGTTGGTCTTCACACGAAAGTTGAACTCGAAGAAATGGTAGACAGGATGGAATCATCACAACTGCATACGATTAATTATACAGATAATGAATTGGTTAAAGATCATCTAAGACATCTG ATAGGTGGGAGATCAGATGTACACAATGAGCATCTCTGTCGATTCATTTTCCCAGACAAGCCTGGTGTTTTGATGAAGTTTTTAGACGCTTTCAGCCCAAGTTGGAATATAAGTTTGTTACATTACCGTGCACAG GGAGAAACTGGAGGGAATGTGCTAATCGGACTCCAAGTTCCACAGAACGAGGTTGATGAATTCAGGGGTCGAGCTGAGAGTCTTGGTTATGTGTATGTTGTGGAGACTCTCAATGAAGCTTTCCAGCAACTAATGCATTGA
- the LOC125864233 gene encoding uncharacterized protein LOC125864233: protein MERCESSSVGEEGNYNSSDEPFKPVPFVRILWIDNSGIHRCRVIPRERLSFVKKHGLGLSPACLAALSSVSNSPAEGTKLGFTGMIRIIPDLSTRCKIPWENQQEMTLADMCIEPDKPWEYCPREVFRRVTKILKDEFDLVVNVGFEIEFYLLKSVIKNGKEEWLPIDKTSYCSTSGFDVSSSILEDIVTYLQTMNITVEQVHAETGKGQFEVVLGYAEASTAIASLIYAREVIKSVARQHGQMATFVPKYAEDEDGSGSHVHISLSRNGENIFMASGDSKYGMSKIGESFMAGVLNHLPAILAFTATHPLSYEHLVPKTRNAAYLCWGKENTEAPLRTASPPGIADDLVSHFEIKAFDACTNPYIGLSSIIISGVDGLRKDLSLPKPVA, encoded by the exons atggaGAGATGTGAGTCGAGTAGCGTTGGTGAAGAAGGCAATTACAATAGCTCAGATGAACCATTCAAACCTGTTCCCTTTGTTCGCATTCTTTGGATTGATAATTCTGGCATTCATAGATGTCGT GTTATTCCAAGAGAGCGTCTCAGCTTCGTGAAAAAACATGGTTTAGGATTAAGTCCTGCATGTCTTGCTGCACTCAGCTCAGTATCTAATTCCCCCGCGGAGGGTACTAAACTCGGATTTACAGGCATGATCAGAATTATTCCTGATTTATCAACCAGATGCAAAATCCCCTG GGAAAACCAACAGGAAATGACATTAGCAGACATGTGTATTGAACCAGATAAACCATGGGAATACTGTCCAAGAGAAGTATTTCGAAGAGtcactaaaattttaaaagatgaaTTCGACTTG GTTGTGAATGTAGGCTTTGAAATCGAATTTTACCTATTGAAGAGTGTAATAAA GAATGGCAAAGAAGAATGGTTACCAATCGACAAGACCTCGTACTGTTCTACATCAGGATTTGATGTTTCTTCATCGATATTAGAAGATATCGTTACTTATCTTCAAACGATGAATATTACAGTTGAACAG GTACACGCGGAAACTGGAAAAGGTCAGTTTGAAGTTGTCCTGGGATACGCGGAGGCTAGTACAGCAATTGCTAGCTTAATTTATGCGCGTGAAGTCATCAAATCAGTTGCAAGACAACACGGGCAGATGGCAACTTTTGTTCCAAA GTATGCAGAGGATGAAGATGGCTCGGGATCACATGTACACATAAGTTTGTCGAGGAATGGAGAAAACATTTTTATGGCATCTGGAGATTCAAAATATGGAATGTCGAAGATAGGGGAATCGTTCATGGCTGGAGTGTTAAATCATCTTCCTGCCATATTAGCTTTTACTGCAACACATCCTCTTAG TTATGAGCATTTGGTACCTAAGACGCGAAATGCAGCTTACCTCTGCTGGGGTAAAGAAAATACAGAGGCACCATTGAGAACTGCTAGCCCTCCTGGAATTGCTGATGATCTCGTTAGCCATTTTGAAATCAAAGCGTTTGATGCTTGCACGAATCCATACATTGGTCTGTCTTCGATAATTATTTCTGGAGTCGATGGATTACGAAAAGATCTAAGCCTTCCAAAACCAGTAG CCTGA
- the LOC125865677 gene encoding ethylene-responsive transcription factor ERF024: MSGSGENNGSGSGLGSGRHPVYKGIRRRKSSGKWVSEIREPRSPNRIWLGTFPTPEMAAVAYDVAALALKGRDAELNFPNSAPSLPVPATNSPQDIQTAAACAAAALGAAGDALVGGRSSNSNSRAVSREVENNYLMPNNNEYNFMDEDLIFDMPNVIMNMAEGMLLSPPRLNHLPPDDDYIGGADQNLWNYP, from the coding sequence ATGTCTGGTTCTGGGGAGAATAATGGATCAGGATCAGGATTAGGATCAGGACGACACCCGGTATACAAAGGGataagaagaaggaaaagtaGCGGAAAATGGGTGTCCGAAATTCGGGAACCGCGGTCCCCTAATCGGATTTGGCTCGGTACATTCCCGACCCCGGAAATGGCTGCGGTCGCTTATGACGTGGCAGCACTTGCACTCAAGGGTCGGGATGCCGAGCTTAATTTTCCGAACTCGGCCCCCTCGTTACCTGTCCCGGCTACTAACTCACCCCAGGATATCCAGACTGCTGCTGCCTGTGCGGCCGCAGCACTCGGGGCAGCCGGGGATGCGTTAGTAGGGGGGCGGagtagtaatagtaatagtagaGCGGTTTCAAGAGAAGTGGAGAATAATTATTTGATGCCTAATAATAATGAGTATAATTTTATGGATGaagatttgatatttgatatgCCAAATGTTATTATGAATATGGCTGAAGGGATGCTACTTAGTCCACCACGTCTCAACCACCTTCCTCCAGATGATGATTATATTGGTGGTGCTGACCAAAATCTATGGAATTATCCATAG